A single region of the Hoeflea prorocentri genome encodes:
- a CDS encoding NAD(P)/FAD-dependent oxidoreductase, with protein MSAADEAIAIVGAGECGVAAAFALRDLGHHAGISLIGDEPHIPYERPPLSKTVPASLKPIRDSSDYDAADITLLRGHAVAGIDPEAQCLRFFDGGTLQFEKLLLATGARPRVFPGLEQARTFRTLDDADAILSALSAQTRLVVIGGGFIGLELAACARLLGASVTVLEAGARTMARAVPPSISDYVATRHKQEGVDIRYGAHVSDICGGEVRCLDGRTFAHDVVVAGTGSWPNVELAADAGLAIDNGIVVDQKFLTSSPGIYAAGDCCSFPYNGRHIRLESWRAAREQGRSVAASMLGHDIAHEDIPWLWSDQYDLGLQVVGLPAGTEISARRPVADAHGFIDIQCDGRGRIVFAAGVGKGNKIAKDMRLLEMMIRKQARPTRAALADPSTNLKALLKAA; from the coding sequence ATGTCGGCCGCTGACGAGGCAATCGCCATTGTCGGCGCCGGGGAATGCGGGGTCGCGGCGGCCTTCGCGCTGCGCGATCTCGGACACCACGCCGGCATTTCCCTGATTGGAGATGAGCCGCACATACCGTACGAGCGGCCGCCCTTGTCAAAGACGGTACCGGCATCACTGAAGCCCATTCGTGACAGCAGCGATTATGATGCTGCGGACATTACTCTGCTGAGAGGTCATGCGGTTGCCGGAATTGACCCGGAAGCCCAATGCCTCCGTTTCTTCGACGGGGGCACGCTTCAATTTGAAAAGCTGCTTCTCGCAACAGGTGCAAGGCCTCGCGTGTTTCCCGGCCTTGAACAGGCTCGGACCTTTCGGACGCTCGATGATGCGGACGCGATCCTTTCCGCCCTGTCCGCTCAAACGCGGCTTGTTGTCATCGGCGGCGGGTTTATCGGTCTGGAACTGGCCGCCTGTGCCCGCTTGCTTGGAGCGAGTGTCACCGTTCTTGAAGCAGGCGCGCGGACCATGGCGCGTGCCGTGCCGCCATCCATCTCCGACTATGTGGCCACTCGACATAAACAGGAAGGTGTCGACATTCGTTACGGGGCACATGTGAGCGATATTTGCGGCGGTGAAGTTCGCTGCCTGGACGGTCGGACCTTTGCCCATGATGTTGTCGTTGCCGGCACGGGATCGTGGCCAAATGTGGAACTGGCTGCGGACGCAGGCCTTGCCATCGACAATGGTATTGTCGTCGACCAGAAGTTTCTGACATCAAGCCCGGGAATCTATGCCGCCGGCGACTGCTGCTCTTTTCCTTACAATGGGCGGCATATCAGGCTCGAGAGCTGGCGTGCGGCGCGGGAGCAGGGACGTAGCGTGGCGGCAAGCATGCTGGGCCATGACATCGCCCACGAAGACATCCCATGGCTATGGTCGGATCAATATGACCTTGGCCTCCAGGTCGTCGGCCTTCCGGCGGGCACGGAGATTTCCGCCCGTCGTCCGGTCGCGGATGCCCATGGTTTCATCGATATTCAATGTGACGGACGAGGCCGGATCGTATTCGCGGCCGGTGTGGGGAAGGGCAACAAGATCGCAAAGGACATGAGGCTGTTGGAGATGATGATTCGAAAGCAAGCCAGGCCCACTCGCGCCGCGCTGGCAGATCCGTCAACCAATCTTAAGGCGCTTTTGAAAGCGGCATAG
- a CDS encoding MocE family 2Fe-2S type ferredoxin, translated as MGNWVEACAADDIDGEDLIRFDYDGHSYAIYRSPEDEYFATDGLCTHEQVHLEDGLVMGDTIECPKHNGVFNYKTGEAKGAPVCVNLKTYAVKVEGGSVFIDVGR; from the coding sequence ATGGGAAACTGGGTAGAGGCGTGTGCTGCGGATGATATCGATGGGGAGGACTTGATCCGTTTTGATTATGACGGTCATTCCTATGCCATTTACCGCAGCCCGGAGGATGAGTATTTCGCCACCGACGGCTTGTGTACCCACGAACAGGTGCATCTGGAAGATGGTCTCGTGATGGGCGATACCATCGAATGCCCCAAGCACAACGGTGTCTTCAACTATAAGACCGGCGAAGCCAAGGGCGCACCCGTCTGCGTGAATTTGAAGACTTATGCGGTAAAGGTCGAAGGCGGCTCGGTATTTATCGATGTCGGCCGCTGA
- a CDS encoding 3-methyl-2-oxobutanoate hydroxymethyltransferase, which translates to MGRPTVADIRALKGKRKLSMLYVQTTDEAAAASKAGIDMLCVLLTNWTMEMREAAGDCFVQVGFPYYKIVTIEEHQRAARDALVIGGDSIYCASSYATLKTLADDGIPVVGHAGLIPQKRTWTGGWKAVGKTAESARQVFDHVKKIEEIGCFGVELEVVPDRVAEEIAKRTSLVILGMGAGPHCDAQYLFADDVLGCTRGRVPRHAKTYRDFDREYKRLQVERIAAFQEFKQDVDGAAYPASEHIVPISDDELKSFKSMLDDA; encoded by the coding sequence ATGGGCAGGCCAACCGTCGCGGACATTCGCGCACTCAAGGGCAAACGCAAACTGAGCATGCTCTATGTTCAGACAACCGATGAAGCGGCGGCGGCGAGCAAGGCCGGCATTGATATGCTGTGCGTTCTGTTGACCAACTGGACGATGGAAATGCGCGAGGCGGCAGGCGACTGCTTCGTGCAGGTCGGTTTTCCCTACTACAAAATCGTCACGATCGAAGAGCATCAACGCGCGGCCAGGGACGCGCTGGTCATCGGTGGCGACAGTATTTACTGTGCGTCCTCCTATGCCACACTGAAGACCCTTGCAGATGACGGCATCCCCGTTGTTGGGCATGCGGGATTGATCCCCCAGAAACGAACCTGGACGGGTGGCTGGAAGGCCGTCGGCAAAACGGCTGAAAGCGCGAGGCAGGTCTTCGATCATGTCAAGAAGATTGAAGAGATCGGCTGTTTCGGTGTGGAGCTTGAAGTGGTGCCAGATCGTGTTGCGGAAGAAATCGCAAAGCGGACCAGTCTGGTCATTCTCGGTATGGGTGCCGGACCCCACTGCGATGCCCAATATCTGTTTGCCGATGATGTGCTGGGATGTACCAGGGGCCGTGTCCCCAGACACGCTAAAACCTATCGCGATTTTGATCGCGAATACAAACGTTTGCAGGTAGAGCGCATCGCCGCGTTTCAGGAGTTCAAGCAGGACGTCGACGGCGCGGCCTATCCCGCAAGCGAACACATCGTGCCGATCAGCGACGATGAGCTGAAGAGCTTCAAATCCATGTTGGATGACGCCTGA
- a CDS encoding fatty acid desaturase family protein: MRDYSLVGASTKSAEETGLVSAEWYMSDVPRKTMKDLMRRTDGPAIRDTIIWFGLLLATGVGAYLLWPSWWCLPLFITYGVLYGSVSDSRWHECSHRTAFKTRWMNDVIYEIACFMIIRNPTVWRWSHTRHHTDTYIVGQDPEIVVMRPPDLFRVILSFFGLEGALGNVKDMFRYSVGIINDEEKSFIPETERYKVVRTARIWVLIYASVIGLAIWSLSILPLMFVGLPRFYGGWHVPLTGLLQHGGLADNVLDHRLNSRTVYMNPISRWIYWNMNYHIEHHMFPMVPYHRLPELHELLKNDMPAPDTSMLAAYRKVIPVWLRQLKYEDHFLKRELPPTAKPYKEFKEELPAAANA; the protein is encoded by the coding sequence ATGAGGGACTACTCGCTTGTGGGTGCAAGCACGAAGTCGGCCGAAGAAACCGGTTTGGTGTCGGCCGAGTGGTATATGTCGGATGTACCCCGCAAGACGATGAAAGACCTCATGCGCCGGACTGACGGCCCCGCTATCCGTGACACGATCATCTGGTTCGGTTTGCTGCTGGCGACAGGCGTTGGAGCCTATCTGCTATGGCCGAGCTGGTGGTGTCTGCCTTTGTTTATCACTTACGGTGTCCTCTACGGCTCGGTGTCGGATTCCCGTTGGCACGAGTGTTCTCATCGGACCGCATTCAAGACAAGGTGGATGAATGACGTCATCTATGAAATCGCCTGTTTCATGATCATCCGGAACCCGACCGTTTGGAGATGGAGCCATACGCGCCACCACACGGATACCTATATTGTCGGCCAGGATCCGGAAATTGTCGTTATGCGGCCTCCGGATCTGTTTCGAGTGATCCTGAGCTTCTTCGGCCTTGAGGGCGCACTTGGCAACGTCAAGGACATGTTCCGGTATAGCGTCGGCATCATCAATGACGAAGAGAAGAGCTTTATTCCAGAAACAGAGCGCTACAAGGTTGTGCGCACAGCCAGAATTTGGGTTCTGATCTATGCCTCCGTCATTGGTCTGGCAATCTGGTCACTGAGCATCCTCCCGCTGATGTTTGTCGGGCTTCCGCGCTTTTATGGCGGCTGGCATGTGCCGCTGACCGGACTGCTCCAGCATGGCGGGCTTGCAGACAATGTTCTCGATCATCGGCTGAACTCCCGGACCGTCTACATGAACCCGATCAGCCGATGGATCTATTGGAATATGAACTACCACATCGAGCATCACATGTTTCCAATGGTCCCGTACCATCGCCTTCCCGAACTCCATGAGCTTTTAAAGAACGACATGCCCGCGCCTGATACATCGATGTTGGCAGCGTACCGAAAAGTCATCCCGGTGTGGCTGCGCCAATTGAAATATGAGGACCACTTCCTGAAGCGGGAACTGCCGCCGACTGCAAAGCCCTACAAGGAATTCAAGGAAGAGCTGCCAGCGGCTGCAAATGCATGA
- a CDS encoding glycoside hydrolase family 31 protein, with amino-acid sequence MTRKIASPFTEDNGALVARFLGETLHIMPWGDDGLRVRASPGPVIREAPVSALVRGEGGSGESPPKIDIDCEAASITNGRVTARLKVVTRYGAEIKREVVVSYVRSDTGEELLAETRSHFAGPKTRNFKGQIGGAFKLEATFKSYDDEFLHGLGQPQHGKANLKGVSTTLMQQNAHAVIPFVISSRGYGFLWNNPAVGRCEFASNITRWTAEATRCLDYWITAGDNDREVLSAYHKVTGHSPVLPQWATGFWQCKLRYRTQEELLNVAHEYKRRGLPLSCIVIDFFHWTRQGDWKFDPAEWPDPKGMVKELRSIGVELMVSVWPTVSVTSENYKELNERGMLITTDRGVDAVVGLIDKDPFGPMYLTYYDAFNREARDFHWSTVKRNYVDNGIDHFWIDACEPEMRPANPENVRTALGNGAEVMCAYPLLHEKRFREGLNKEGRDGVLLCRSAWAGSHAHGVILWSGDIWSNWEWFRAQIPAGLHSGMSGLGWWTTDIGGFYDGQGNRPEFRELLVRWFEFGVFSPICRLHGFRIPDDIPAPGPGEEVTYGEDTVRLFIESGGSNEVWSFGGEVEAVLTKLLQVREDLRPYLQDCFVEFSKSGMPVMAPIYLHFEEEIRSREDAGRYMLGPDILVAPVLDAGTETMKVALPKGEDWVHAWTGAEYRGGEVADVACPWGECPVFVRATASSKVKDAFPALG; translated from the coding sequence ATGACAAGGAAAATTGCTTCACCGTTTACTGAAGATAACGGCGCTTTGGTCGCCCGCTTTCTGGGGGAGACGCTCCACATCATGCCGTGGGGTGATGATGGGCTTCGCGTACGCGCATCTCCCGGACCCGTGATCAGAGAAGCACCGGTGAGTGCCCTGGTGCGTGGAGAGGGGGGGAGCGGGGAGAGCCCGCCAAAAATTGATATTGATTGCGAAGCCGCTTCCATCACGAACGGACGAGTGACTGCTCGTCTCAAGGTGGTGACGCGATATGGCGCCGAGATCAAGCGTGAAGTTGTGGTCAGCTATGTGCGCTCGGATACGGGCGAGGAACTGCTTGCTGAAACGCGAAGCCATTTTGCAGGCCCGAAGACGCGCAACTTTAAAGGCCAGATCGGCGGGGCCTTCAAACTGGAAGCGACTTTCAAGTCCTATGACGATGAGTTTCTGCACGGTCTCGGCCAGCCGCAACATGGCAAGGCCAACCTGAAAGGTGTGTCAACGACACTTATGCAGCAGAATGCACATGCCGTTATTCCCTTCGTCATATCGTCGCGCGGATACGGTTTCCTGTGGAACAACCCGGCCGTGGGGCGTTGCGAGTTTGCTTCCAACATCACTCGGTGGACCGCAGAGGCAACACGGTGTCTGGATTACTGGATCACCGCGGGCGACAACGACCGCGAAGTTCTCAGCGCCTATCACAAGGTTACCGGGCATTCGCCCGTTTTGCCGCAATGGGCCACCGGTTTCTGGCAATGCAAACTCAGATATCGCACCCAGGAAGAGCTCCTGAACGTAGCCCATGAATACAAGCGCCGCGGATTGCCGCTCTCTTGCATCGTGATCGACTTTTTCCACTGGACCCGGCAAGGCGACTGGAAGTTTGATCCTGCGGAATGGCCGGACCCGAAGGGTATGGTCAAGGAACTGCGCTCAATAGGTGTTGAGCTCATGGTGTCGGTCTGGCCCACAGTCTCAGTGACATCGGAGAACTACAAGGAGTTGAATGAGCGGGGCATGTTGATCACCACGGATCGGGGTGTCGATGCTGTGGTCGGGCTAATCGACAAAGATCCGTTCGGACCAATGTATCTGACCTATTACGATGCCTTCAATCGCGAAGCCCGCGATTTCCATTGGTCCACCGTCAAGCGCAACTATGTAGACAATGGCATCGATCATTTCTGGATCGATGCGTGTGAACCGGAGATGCGCCCGGCCAATCCTGAGAACGTGCGCACGGCGCTCGGCAATGGCGCGGAGGTCATGTGCGCCTATCCGCTGTTGCACGAGAAACGCTTTCGCGAGGGGCTGAACAAGGAAGGCCGCGATGGCGTGTTGCTGTGTCGTTCTGCCTGGGCCGGCTCTCATGCCCACGGGGTTATTCTCTGGTCGGGAGACATCTGGTCGAACTGGGAGTGGTTCCGTGCGCAAATCCCCGCCGGTTTGCACTCCGGAATGTCAGGGCTCGGATGGTGGACGACGGATATCGGCGGATTTTACGACGGGCAGGGCAATCGCCCCGAATTCCGTGAACTGCTGGTGCGGTGGTTCGAGTTCGGTGTCTTTTCGCCCATTTGCCGTCTGCACGGCTTTCGCATTCCGGACGATATTCCAGCACCGGGGCCGGGCGAAGAGGTTACGTATGGTGAAGACACGGTTCGCCTGTTTATCGAATCCGGAGGTTCGAACGAAGTTTGGTCCTTCGGCGGAGAGGTGGAAGCCGTTTTGACGAAGCTGCTGCAGGTCAGAGAAGATCTGCGACCTTATCTGCAGGATTGTTTTGTAGAGTTCTCCAAAAGCGGCATGCCGGTGATGGCTCCCATTTACTTGCATTTTGAAGAGGAGATCCGGTCACGTGAAGATGCAGGGCGATACATGCTTGGGCCGGACATACTGGTCGCGCCTGTGCTCGATGCAGGAACGGAGACGATGAAGGTTGCCCTGCCTAAAGGCGAGGATTGGGTACATGCCTGGACAGGAGCCGAATATCGGGGTGGCGAAGTCGCTGATGTCGCCTGCCCTTGGGGTGAGTGCCCCGTCTTTGTACGCGCGACCGCCTCCTCAAAGGTGAAAGATGCATTCCCTGCGCTTGGCTGA